From the genome of Phreatobacter cathodiphilus, one region includes:
- a CDS encoding DsbE family thiol:disulfide interchange protein, whose product MSDTAAPVPKRRSWLAFLPLALFAALVVVFVVGLRGDPQRLPSALIGRPAPQFDLAPLDGIDRPGFRRADLAGHVTVVNVFASWCIPCHEEHPFLMELAKDGRIRLAGINQKDQPDNARRFLGRNGNPYALVGVDPAGRAVIDWGVYGVPETFIVGRDGTILFKHVGPITAQVLAAVIRPEVEKALAR is encoded by the coding sequence GTGAGCGATACCGCGGCCCCGGTGCCGAAGCGGCGCTCCTGGCTCGCCTTCCTGCCGCTGGCGCTGTTCGCGGCGCTGGTGGTGGTCTTCGTCGTCGGCCTGCGCGGCGATCCGCAGCGTCTGCCCTCGGCGCTGATCGGCCGGCCGGCACCGCAATTCGACCTCGCGCCGCTCGACGGCATCGACCGGCCGGGTTTCCGCAGGGCGGATCTCGCGGGGCATGTCACGGTGGTCAACGTCTTCGCCTCCTGGTGCATTCCCTGCCACGAGGAGCATCCCTTCCTGATGGAACTGGCGAAGGACGGCCGCATCCGCCTCGCCGGCATCAACCAGAAGGACCAGCCGGACAATGCGCGGCGCTTCCTCGGCCGCAACGGCAATCCCTATGCGCTGGTCGGCGTCGATCCGGCGGGCCGGGCGGTGATCGACTGGGGCGTCTACGGCGTGCCGGAGACCTTCATCGTCGGCCGCGACGGCACGATCCTGTTCAAGCATGTGGGACCGATCACGGCGCAGGTGCTGGCGGCGGTGATCCGGCCGGAGGTCGAGAAGGCGCTCGCGCGGTAG
- a CDS encoding lysophospholipid acyltransferase family protein: MLHLRSLLFNVFFYLWTALLVLILVPTLLWPNDRPILAIGDLWGRGNLWALRVICGMTVEWRGMEKIPDGPILVAAKHQSAWETFAFFVPFPRPAYIYKRELAYVPLFGWLIWKARQIPVDRGRKAEALASITAGAKKAAAIGRQVMIFPEGTRRPVGAPPDYKFGVAHLYRTLGLPCQPVALNSGMFWSRKSFTRRPGTVLVEFLDPIPPGLPPADFAARLEAEIEGATNRLIAESRARGEGE, translated from the coding sequence ATGCTCCATCTGCGTTCTCTGCTCTTCAACGTCTTCTTCTACCTCTGGACCGCCCTCCTCGTCCTCATCCTGGTGCCGACGCTCCTCTGGCCGAACGACCGGCCGATCCTCGCCATCGGCGACCTCTGGGGCCGAGGCAACCTCTGGGCGCTGCGCGTCATCTGCGGCATGACCGTGGAGTGGCGCGGCATGGAGAAGATCCCGGACGGGCCGATCCTCGTCGCCGCCAAGCACCAGTCGGCCTGGGAGACCTTCGCCTTCTTCGTGCCCTTCCCGCGGCCGGCCTATATCTACAAGCGCGAGCTCGCCTATGTGCCGCTGTTCGGCTGGTTGATCTGGAAGGCCCGGCAGATCCCCGTGGACCGGGGGCGCAAGGCCGAGGCGCTGGCCTCCATCACCGCCGGCGCAAAGAAGGCGGCGGCGATCGGCCGGCAGGTGATGATCTTCCCGGAAGGCACGCGGCGGCCGGTGGGCGCGCCGCCGGACTACAAGTTCGGCGTCGCCCATCTCTACCGGACGCTCGGCCTGCCCTGCCAGCCGGTGGCGCTGAACTCCGGCATGTTCTGGAGCCGCAAGTCCTTTACCCGCCGTCCCGGCACCGTGCTGGTCGAATTCCTCGATCCCATCCCGCCCGGCCTGCCGCCGGCCGACTTCGCGGCGAGGCTGGAGGCGGAGATCGAAGGCGCGACCAACCGGCTGATCGCCGAATCGCGGGCGCGCGGCGAGGGCGAATAG
- a CDS encoding homospermidine synthase yields MSSWPVYHEITGPIVMIGFGSIGRGTLPLIERHFKYDQTRLTVIDPVDTDRKLLDERGIRFVQQHVTQENYRDLLTPLLTAGGGKGFCVNLSVDTSSVDIMELCRELGCFYIDTVAEPWAGFYFDTSKGPAARSNYMLRERVLEARARKPGGITAVSCCGANPGMVSWFVKQALLNVATDHKVEFTEPKTKAEWAALAAKVGVKGIHIAERDTQRSKKPKPPNVFVNTWSVEGFVSEGLQPAELGWGTHETWMPANAGTHETGCGAAIYLLQPGANTRVRSWCPTPGAQYGFLVTHNEAISIADYLTVRDASGKVTYRPTCHYAYHPANDAVLSLHEMFGAAGKRQDTWHILDENEIEDGIDELGVLLYGHAGNAYWYGSQLSIEETRRIAPYQNATGLQVTSAVLAGMVWALENPEAGIVEADDMDFRRCLEVQKPYLGPVIGTYTDWTPLAGRPGFFPEDIDTSDPWQFRNILVRD; encoded by the coding sequence ATGAGCTCATGGCCCGTCTATCATGAAATCACCGGACCGATCGTGATGATCGGCTTCGGCTCCATCGGCCGCGGCACCCTGCCGCTGATCGAGAGGCATTTCAAATATGATCAGACGCGCCTGACGGTCATCGATCCGGTCGACACCGACCGCAAGCTCCTCGACGAGCGCGGCATCCGCTTCGTGCAGCAGCACGTGACGCAGGAGAACTACCGCGACCTGCTGACACCGCTGCTCACCGCCGGCGGCGGCAAGGGCTTCTGCGTCAACCTGTCGGTCGACACCTCCTCCGTCGACATCATGGAGCTGTGCCGCGAACTCGGCTGCTTCTACATCGACACGGTGGCCGAGCCCTGGGCCGGCTTCTATTTCGACACGTCGAAAGGGCCGGCGGCGCGCTCCAACTACATGCTGCGCGAGCGGGTGCTCGAAGCCCGCGCGCGTAAGCCGGGCGGCATCACCGCCGTGTCCTGCTGCGGCGCCAATCCGGGCATGGTGTCCTGGTTCGTCAAGCAGGCGCTGCTCAACGTCGCCACCGACCACAAGGTCGAGTTCACCGAGCCGAAGACCAAGGCGGAATGGGCGGCGCTCGCCGCCAAGGTCGGCGTCAAGGGCATCCACATCGCCGAGCGTGACACCCAGCGCTCGAAGAAGCCGAAGCCGCCGAACGTCTTCGTCAACACCTGGTCGGTCGAGGGCTTCGTGTCGGAGGGCCTGCAGCCGGCCGAGCTCGGCTGGGGCACGCACGAGACCTGGATGCCGGCCAATGCGGGCACCCACGAGACCGGCTGCGGGGCCGCCATCTACCTGCTGCAGCCCGGCGCCAACACCCGCGTGCGCTCCTGGTGCCCGACGCCCGGCGCCCAGTACGGCTTCCTCGTCACCCACAACGAGGCGATCTCGATCGCCGACTACCTGACGGTGCGCGACGCCTCGGGCAAGGTCACCTACCGGCCGACCTGCCACTACGCCTACCATCCCGCCAACGACGCGGTGCTGTCGCTGCACGAGATGTTCGGCGCCGCCGGCAAGCGGCAGGATACGTGGCATATCCTCGACGAGAACGAGATCGAGGACGGCATCGACGAACTCGGCGTGCTGCTCTACGGCCATGCCGGCAACGCCTACTGGTACGGCTCGCAGCTCTCGATCGAGGAGACGCGGCGCATCGCGCCCTATCAGAACGCCACGGGCCTGCAGGTGACCTCGGCCGTGCTCGCCGGCATGGTCTGGGCGCTGGAGAACCCGGAGGCCGGCATCGTCGAAGCCGACGACATGGACTTCCGCCGCTGCCTCGAGGTGCAGAAGCCCTATCTCGGACCGGTGATCGGCACCTACACCGACTGGACGCCGCTCGCCGGGCGCCCGGGCTTCTTCCCGGAGGACATCGACACCTCGGACCCCTGGCAGTTCAGGAACATTCTCGTTCGCGACTGA
- a CDS encoding enoyl-CoA hydratase has product MTELLIERHGPVAVLTLNRPQAMNALSQSLIRSLTAAVVALGRDETARVLVLTGAGERAFSAGLDLKELGATSGLLGMVEGDGERPNPIHAIAQCPKPVIAAVNGVAITGGFELALACDILIAADTARFADTHQRVGVVPGWGLSQKLSRIIGPSRAKEMAFSGRFITATEASAWGLVSRAVPAAGLMADVMALAQEIAEVDAGFLTDYKRLVDEGYDLAFGEAMALEAERSRRHNGALAPEDLAARRAGVQAKGRAR; this is encoded by the coding sequence ATGACCGAACTCCTCATCGAACGCCACGGGCCGGTGGCGGTGCTGACCCTCAACCGCCCGCAGGCGATGAACGCCCTGTCGCAGTCGCTGATCCGCTCGCTCACCGCGGCGGTCGTCGCGCTCGGGCGTGACGAAACGGCGCGGGTGCTGGTGCTGACCGGGGCGGGAGAGCGCGCGTTCTCCGCCGGCCTCGACCTGAAGGAGCTCGGCGCCACCTCCGGCCTCCTCGGCATGGTGGAGGGTGACGGCGAGCGGCCGAACCCGATCCACGCCATCGCGCAGTGCCCGAAGCCGGTCATCGCCGCGGTGAACGGCGTCGCCATCACCGGTGGCTTCGAGCTGGCGCTCGCCTGCGACATCCTCATTGCCGCCGACACGGCACGGTTCGCCGATACGCACCAGCGCGTCGGCGTCGTTCCCGGCTGGGGGCTGAGCCAGAAGCTCTCCCGCATCATCGGGCCCTCGCGGGCGAAGGAGATGGCCTTTTCCGGCCGGTTCATCACCGCGACGGAAGCGAGCGCCTGGGGCCTCGTCAGCCGGGCCGTACCCGCCGCCGGCTTGATGGCCGACGTCATGGCCCTGGCGCAGGAGATCGCCGAGGTCGATGCCGGTTTCCTCACCGACTACAAGCGGCTGGTGGACGAGGGCTACGACCTCGCCTTCGGCGAAGCTATGGCGCTGGAGGCAGAGCGGTCGCGCCGCCACAACGGGGCGCTGGCACCGGAGGATCTGGCTGCGCGCAGGGCCGGCGTGCAGGCCAAGGGGCGGGCGCGCTGA
- the uvrC gene encoding excinuclease ABC subunit UvrC: MPDAAIAYISPVMIRSGRTNIDPDLRDPEAAAADEADAPVLDLAAEEEEAPAEGTVAAGMEVIKAAVKHAPKGPGVYRMIGAKGEVLYVGKAKSIAKRVISYARPTGLVTRIARMVAATTAMEFVSTKTETEALLLEANLIKQLRPRFNVLMRDDKSFPYILITADHPAPRIAKHRGARVAKGDYFGPFASAWAVGRTINALERAFLVRSCSDAVFESRTRPCLLFQIKRCAGPCTGEVAAPDYEALVKEAKLFLSGRSQAVKQLLARQMEEAAEAMEFERAAVYRDRLAALSAVQATQGINPRGVEEADVFAAVQEGGQTCIQVFFFRTGQNWGNRAYYPKADRSLEAGEVLASFVAQFYDDKPPPGLVLLSHEVEDQPVLADALSALAGRRVEVQVPRRGEKKDLVDHAAQNAREALGRQLAESASQLKLLQGLAEAFGLPAPPRRIEVYDNSHIMGSNAVGGMIVAGPEGFRRRDYRTFNIKSDIAPGDDFGMMREVLERRFKRLLKDAPRAGEPAEGEVAADTPAEEAEADGSWPDLVIIDGGPGQLAAARAILDHLGIADVPLVGIAKGRDREAGRETFHMTGREPFRLEPRDPVLYFVQRLRDEAHRFAIGTHRGRRKKDIRSAGLAEIGGIGPARKRALLNHFGTLKAIERASLEDLQRAPGINAATAQAVYNFFRPQG, encoded by the coding sequence ATGCCGGACGCGGCGATCGCCTATATATCGCCCGTCATGATCCGCTCCGGCCGCACCAACATCGATCCCGACCTGCGCGACCCCGAGGCCGCCGCCGCCGACGAGGCCGATGCTCCCGTCCTCGACCTCGCGGCGGAGGAGGAGGAGGCGCCTGCCGAGGGCACCGTCGCCGCCGGGATGGAGGTGATCAAGGCGGCGGTGAAACACGCGCCCAAGGGGCCCGGCGTCTACCGGATGATCGGCGCCAAGGGCGAGGTGCTCTATGTCGGCAAGGCGAAGTCCATCGCCAAGCGGGTGATCTCCTATGCCCGCCCCACCGGCCTCGTCACCCGCATCGCCCGCATGGTCGCCGCCACGACGGCGATGGAATTCGTCTCGACCAAGACCGAGACCGAAGCGCTGCTGCTCGAGGCCAATCTCATCAAGCAGCTCCGCCCGCGCTTCAACGTGCTGATGCGGGACGACAAGTCCTTCCCCTATATCCTCATCACCGCCGACCACCCGGCGCCGCGCATCGCCAAGCACCGCGGCGCCCGCGTCGCCAAGGGCGACTATTTCGGCCCCTTCGCCTCGGCCTGGGCGGTGGGGCGCACCATCAACGCGCTGGAGCGCGCCTTCCTGGTGCGCTCCTGTTCCGACGCGGTCTTCGAGAGCCGCACGCGGCCCTGCCTGCTCTTCCAGATCAAGCGCTGCGCCGGTCCCTGCACCGGCGAGGTCGCCGCTCCCGACTACGAGGCGCTGGTGAAGGAGGCCAAGCTCTTCCTCTCCGGCCGCAGCCAGGCGGTGAAGCAGCTCCTCGCGCGCCAGATGGAGGAGGCGGCCGAGGCCATGGAGTTCGAGCGCGCCGCCGTCTATCGCGACCGCCTCGCCGCGCTCTCCGCCGTCCAGGCGACGCAGGGCATCAACCCCCGCGGCGTCGAGGAGGCCGACGTCTTCGCGGCCGTGCAGGAGGGGGGCCAGACCTGTATTCAGGTCTTCTTCTTCCGCACCGGCCAGAACTGGGGCAACCGCGCCTATTACCCCAAGGCCGACCGCTCGCTGGAGGCGGGGGAGGTGCTCGCCTCCTTCGTCGCCCAGTTCTACGACGACAAGCCGCCGCCCGGCCTGGTCCTGCTCTCCCACGAGGTGGAGGACCAGCCGGTTCTCGCCGACGCGCTCTCCGCCCTGGCGGGCCGCCGGGTGGAGGTGCAGGTGCCCCGCCGCGGCGAGAAGAAGGACCTCGTCGACCACGCCGCCCAGAACGCCCGCGAGGCGCTGGGCCGCCAGCTCGCCGAGAGCGCCTCGCAGCTCAAGCTCCTCCAGGGCCTCGCCGAGGCCTTCGGCCTGCCGGCCCCGCCCCGCCGCATCGAGGTCTACGACAACTCCCACATCATGGGCTCGAATGCCGTCGGCGGCATGATCGTCGCCGGCCCCGAGGGATTCCGCCGCCGCGACTACCGCACCTTCAACATCAAGTCGGACATCGCCCCCGGTGACGATTTCGGCATGATGCGCGAGGTGCTGGAGCGCCGCTTCAAGCGCCTCCTGAAGGACGCACCCCGCGCCGGCGAGCCCGCCGAAGGGGAGGTTGCTGCCGACACCCCGGCGGAAGAGGCGGAGGCCGACGGCTCCTGGCCCGATCTCGTCATCATCGACGGCGGCCCCGGCCAGCTCGCCGCCGCCCGCGCCATTCTCGACCATCTCGGCATCGCCGACGTGCCGCTCGTCGGCATCGCCAAGGGCCGCGACCGCGAGGCCGGCCGCGAGACCTTCCACATGACCGGCCGCGAACCCTTCCGCCTGGAGCCGCGCGATCCCGTGCTCTACTTCGTCCAGCGCCTGCGCGACGAGGCCCACCGCTTCGCCATCGGCACCCATCGCGGCCGCCGCAAGAAGGACATCCGCTCCGCCGGCCTCGCCGAGATCGGCGGCATCGGTCCCGCTCGCAAGCGCGCCCTGCTCAACCATTTCGGCACGCTGAAGGCCATCGAGCGGGCGAGCCTGGAGGACCTTCAGCGCGCCCCCGGCATCAACGCCGCCACCGCCCAGGCGGTCTACAACTTCTTCCGGCCCCAGGGCTGA
- a CDS encoding CinA family protein, giving the protein MDLDAIAARIGRLLVERRETVAVSESSAGGLISAALLSVPGASAYYLGGAVVYTPKARDALLGISTRQMVESGIRSASEPWAALMAKTIRESHGATWGLSETGATGPTGNRYGDPAGHACLGLDGPTVMAMTLRTGSDDRTANMRAFAAAALGLFEDALEGRN; this is encoded by the coding sequence ATGGACCTCGACGCCATCGCCGCCCGCATCGGCCGCCTGCTCGTCGAGCGGCGCGAGACCGTCGCCGTATCGGAATCCTCCGCCGGCGGGCTGATCTCCGCGGCGCTCCTCTCGGTGCCCGGCGCCTCGGCCTATTATCTCGGCGGCGCCGTGGTCTACACGCCGAAGGCCCGCGACGCGCTGCTCGGCATCTCCACCCGGCAGATGGTCGAGTCCGGCATCCGTTCGGCCTCCGAGCCCTGGGCGGCGCTGATGGCGAAGACCATCCGCGAGAGCCATGGCGCCACCTGGGGCCTCTCCGAGACCGGCGCCACCGGCCCCACCGGCAACCGCTACGGCGATCCCGCCGGCCATGCCTGCCTCGGCCTGGACGGACCAACGGTCATGGCCATGACGCTCCGCACCGGGTCCGACGACCGCACCGCCAACATGCGCGCCTTCGCCGCCGCCGCACTCGGCCTGTTCGAGGATGCGCTGGAGGGGCGGAACTGA
- a CDS encoding SDR family oxidoreductase, which produces MGETGVALVTGGAKRVGRSIVEALAGAGYAVAIHAHRSREEAAALAGRITDVGGRAAVVTADLAEPGDVDTLVSRAAAALGPLTLLVNNASEFVEDRLGTLTREVWNRQFRVNIQTPSFLAQDFAAQAPDGSAIVNIGDQRVFKPTPQFYSYALTKAALAAATVAMAQALAPRIRVNAVAPGPSVQGERQGPEDFARQVAATLTQGGSPPDEIARAVLYLARATAVTGVTLPVDGGQHLVWQTPDVTGLRE; this is translated from the coding sequence ATGGGCGAGACGGGCGTGGCGCTGGTCACCGGCGGGGCGAAGCGGGTCGGACGGTCCATCGTCGAGGCCCTGGCGGGGGCGGGCTATGCGGTCGCCATCCACGCCCACCGGTCGCGCGAGGAGGCCGCCGCCCTGGCCGGGCGCATCACGGACGTCGGCGGGCGCGCCGCCGTCGTCACCGCCGACCTCGCCGAACCCGGCGACGTCGACACCCTCGTCTCCCGCGCCGCCGCGGCGCTCGGCCCCCTCACCCTTCTCGTCAACAACGCCAGCGAATTCGTCGAGGACCGGCTCGGCACGCTGACGCGCGAGGTCTGGAACCGCCAGTTCCGCGTCAACATCCAGACGCCGTCCTTCCTCGCCCAGGACTTCGCGGCCCAGGCGCCCGACGGCTCCGCCATCGTCAACATCGGCGACCAGCGGGTCTTCAAGCCGACGCCGCAGTTCTATTCCTACGCCCTCACCAAGGCGGCGCTGGCCGCCGCCACCGTCGCCATGGCGCAGGCCCTCGCCCCGCGCATCCGCGTCAATGCCGTCGCGCCCGGCCCCTCCGTTCAGGGCGAGCGGCAGGGACCGGAGGACTTCGCCCGCCAGGTCGCCGCCACCCTGACCCAGGGTGGCAGCCCGCCGGACGAAATCGCCCGCGCCGTGCTCTATCTCGCCCGCGCCACCGCGGTGACGGGCGTCACCCTGCCCGTCGACGGCGGCCAGCACCTCGTCTGGCAGACGCCCGACGTCACCGGCCTGCGCGAATAG
- a CDS encoding ABC transporter permease → MDDIRELIRRKSASIALIVGVFVFWEVACLVGGISDIVLPRPTQIIASLIEYWPAIQPHAAQTLFTTLVGFAIGVVIGILFGVGIGSSRLAYDTAYPLLVGVSSIPKVAVVPIFVLWFGAGTVPAILTAAIISIFPIVVNVATGIATVEPELEDVMKTLKASKWDILWNVSLPRSMPYFFASLKVAVTLAFVGSVVAETVASNRGIGNMMMVASSTFNVPLVFAGLFILAGLGVGLYALFSLAESRVTGWAHRKDLAVT, encoded by the coding sequence ATGGACGACATCCGCGAGCTCATCCGGCGCAAGTCCGCCTCCATCGCCCTCATCGTCGGCGTCTTCGTGTTCTGGGAGGTCGCCTGCCTCGTCGGCGGCATTTCCGACATCGTGCTGCCGCGCCCGACCCAGATCATCGCCTCGCTGATCGAGTACTGGCCGGCGATCCAGCCACATGCGGCGCAGACGCTGTTCACGACGCTGGTGGGCTTCGCGATCGGCGTCGTCATCGGCATCCTGTTCGGGGTCGGGATCGGCTCCTCCCGCCTCGCTTACGACACGGCCTATCCGCTCCTCGTCGGCGTCTCCTCGATCCCCAAGGTGGCGGTGGTGCCGATCTTCGTCCTGTGGTTCGGCGCCGGCACCGTGCCGGCCATCCTCACGGCGGCGATCATCTCCATCTTCCCGATCGTCGTGAACGTCGCCACCGGCATCGCCACGGTCGAGCCGGAGCTGGAGGACGTCATGAAGACGCTGAAGGCGTCGAAGTGGGACATCCTGTGGAACGTCTCGCTGCCGCGCTCCATGCCCTATTTCTTCGCTTCCCTGAAGGTGGCGGTGACGCTCGCCTTCGTCGGCTCCGTGGTGGCGGAGACGGTCGCCTCCAATCGCGGCATCGGCAACATGATGATGGTGGCCTCCTCCACCTTCAACGTGCCGCTGGTCTTCGCCGGGCTGTTCATCCTCGCCGGCCTCGGCGTCGGGCTCTACGCGCTGTTCTCGCTGGCCGAGAGCCGCGTCACCGGCTGGGCCCACCGCAAGGACCTGGCGGTGACGTGA
- a CDS encoding ABC transporter ATP-binding protein, giving the protein MTLASPAAVPRDDEEAAAQKSGTSPLVSHARPFIAFEKVSVRFGKGDKKVQALSETSLSVREGDFVALVGPSGCGKSTLLKLVGDLLKPSTGHVFVGGRELGATPIRIGMAYQNPTLLPWLSIRDNVMLPLKIVPPFRSAFRAKRKGEFRDRADALLAQVGLAGFGDKYPWQLSGGMMQRANLCRALVHEPDLLLLDEPFGALDQFTREELWQIMQELWMAKKTTVLLVTHDLREAAFLANRICVMSARPGRILDDSTVAFARPRTIDMTYEPDFVALNQQLRSLIVEARGGTGIVQAGGH; this is encoded by the coding sequence ATGACCCTCGCTTCCCCCGCCGCCGTTCCCCGCGACGATGAGGAGGCGGCTGCCCAGAAATCGGGCACATCGCCGCTCGTCTCCCACGCCCGGCCGTTCATCGCATTCGAGAAGGTCTCGGTGCGCTTCGGCAAGGGCGACAAGAAGGTCCAGGCCCTGTCGGAGACGAGCCTTTCCGTCCGCGAGGGCGATTTCGTCGCGCTGGTCGGCCCGTCCGGCTGCGGCAAGTCCACGCTTCTGAAGCTCGTCGGCGACCTCTTGAAGCCCTCCACCGGCCACGTCTTCGTCGGCGGGCGCGAGCTCGGCGCGACGCCGATCCGCATCGGCATGGCCTACCAGAATCCGACCCTGCTGCCCTGGCTCAGCATCCGCGACAACGTCATGCTGCCGCTGAAGATCGTGCCGCCGTTCCGCTCCGCGTTCCGGGCCAAGCGCAAGGGCGAGTTCCGCGACCGGGCGGATGCGCTGCTGGCGCAGGTCGGCCTCGCCGGCTTCGGCGACAAGTACCCCTGGCAGCTCTCGGGGGGCATGATGCAGCGGGCGAACCTCTGCCGCGCCCTCGTCCACGAGCCGGACCTCTTGCTGCTCGACGAGCCCTTCGGCGCCCTCGACCAGTTCACCCGCGAGGAGCTCTGGCAGATCATGCAGGAGCTGTGGATGGCGAAGAAGACGACGGTGCTCCTCGTCACCCACGACCTGCGCGAGGCGGCCTTCCTCGCCAACCGCATCTGCGTAATGAGCGCCCGGCCAGGCCGCATCCTCGACGATTCGACGGTCGCCTTCGCCCGTCCCCGCACCATCGACATGACCTACGAGCCGGATTTCGTGGCGCTGAACCAGCAGTTGCGCAGCCTCATCGTCGAGGCGCGCGGGGGCACCGGCATCGTCCAGGCGGGGGGACACTGA
- a CDS encoding heme ABC transporter permease, translating to MALTDLANPTRFLALVARALPWLAAATALAMAAALWLAMSAPADYQQGGTVRIMYLHVPAAWLSLFCYAVMAAASIGTLVWRHPLADVSAKAAAPIGAAFTFICLATGSLWGRPMWGTWWIWDARLTSELVLLLMYLGLMALWRSVDDPGRAGRAAAVLTLVGTINLPIIKFSVDWWNTLHQPASVFRLGGPTIHPSILTPLMVAAVAFTLLFVTLHLAAMRNEILRRRVRAMQMMAAQREMPAGAQPVPGE from the coding sequence ATGGCGCTCACAGACCTCGCCAATCCCACCCGTTTCCTCGCGCTGGTCGCCCGGGCGCTTCCCTGGCTCGCGGCCGCGACGGCGCTCGCCATGGCGGCGGCCCTCTGGCTCGCCATGAGCGCCCCGGCCGACTACCAGCAGGGCGGCACGGTGCGCATCATGTACCTGCACGTGCCGGCGGCCTGGCTGTCGCTGTTCTGCTACGCGGTGATGGCGGCGGCCTCCATCGGCACGCTGGTCTGGCGCCATCCGCTCGCCGACGTCTCGGCCAAGGCGGCGGCGCCTATCGGCGCGGCCTTCACCTTCATTTGCCTCGCCACCGGCTCGCTCTGGGGCCGGCCGATGTGGGGCACCTGGTGGATCTGGGACGCGCGGCTGACCTCCGAGCTGGTCCTGCTCCTGATGTATCTCGGCCTGATGGCGCTGTGGCGCTCGGTGGACGATCCGGGCCGCGCCGGCCGGGCGGCGGCGGTGCTGACCCTCGTCGGCACCATCAACCTGCCGATCATCAAGTTCTCCGTGGACTGGTGGAACACGCTGCACCAGCCGGCCTCGGTCTTCCGCCTCGGCGGCCCGACCATCCACCCGTCCATCCTGACGCCGCTGATGGTGGCGGCCGTCGCCTTCACCCTGCTCTTCGTGACGCTGCACCTCGCCGCCATGCGCAACGAGATCCTGCGCCGCCGCGTCCGTGCCATGCAGATGATGGCGGCGCAGCGCGAGATGCCGGCGGGTGCCCAGCCGGTGCCGGGGGAGTGA
- the ccmD gene encoding heme exporter protein CcmD — MFGSDPHAGFILASYAVTAVTVVALAAWIVVDYRNQKARLSELEARGISRRSARGGSASS; from the coding sequence ATGTTCGGATCCGATCCCCATGCCGGGTTCATCCTCGCCTCCTATGCGGTGACCGCCGTGACGGTGGTGGCGCTCGCGGCGTGGATCGTCGTGGATTACCGCAACCAGAAGGCCCGGCTCTCCGAGCTCGAGGCCCGCGGCATCAGCCGCCGCTCGGCCCGCGGCGGGAGCGCCTCCTCGTGA
- a CDS encoding outer membrane protein → MKKIVWAAAAAAMLATPAFAADIPRRQPVADTVYVPAAPAGVWTGFYVGAHLGAGFSSNFRNDIGYSLGGASGFFGGLQAGYDYQINRFVLGAAGDISYGSISRRFVSAAPTDVRATENWHGSLRARLGYAVQDNLLIYATGGLALGQVNARELAPAVVSQSRTLTGWTLGAGGEYKFTPNWSALLEYRYTDLGRATYTNLSGAPRIGMTNHTIRTGVNYRF, encoded by the coding sequence ATGAAGAAGATCGTCTGGGCCGCGGCGGCCGCCGCCATGCTCGCCACCCCCGCCTTCGCGGCGGACATTCCGCGCCGCCAGCCGGTCGCCGACACCGTCTACGTCCCGGCCGCCCCGGCCGGCGTCTGGACGGGCTTCTATGTCGGTGCCCATCTGGGTGCCGGGTTCTCGTCCAACTTCCGCAACGACATCGGCTACTCGCTGGGCGGCGCCTCGGGCTTCTTCGGCGGCCTGCAGGCCGGCTACGACTACCAGATCAACCGCTTCGTGCTCGGTGCGGCCGGCGACATCTCCTACGGCAGCATCTCGCGCCGCTTCGTCTCGGCCGCCCCGACCGACGTGCGCGCCACGGAAAACTGGCACGGCTCGCTGCGCGCCCGCCTCGGCTATGCGGTGCAGGACAACCTGCTGATCTACGCCACCGGCGGTCTCGCCCTCGGCCAGGTCAATGCCCGCGAGCTCGCTCCGGCGGTGGTCAGCCAGTCGCGCACCCTCACCGGCTGGACCCTCGGCGCCGGCGGCGAGTACAAGTTCACTCCGAACTGGTCGGCCCTGCTCGAGTATCGCTACACCGATCTCGGCCGCGCCACCTACACCAACCTCTCGGGTGCGCCGCGTATCGGCATGACGAACCACACGATCCGCACGGGCGTGAACTACCGCTTCTGA